One window from the genome of Paraneptunicella aestuarii encodes:
- the pgm gene encoding phosphoglucomutase (alpha-D-glucose-1,6-bisphosphate-dependent) produces MALHPQAGQPADLNQLVNIPKLVSAYYTLTPDPENPHHAVSFGTSGHRGCSFDCTFNETHIAAICQAIAEYRVQQGIDGVMFIGIDTHALSEAAFITAVEVLVANGVNVMVQADGGYTPTPVISHAILNHNQGKDSHLADGIVITPSHNPPEDGGFKYNPPNGGPADSDVTKVIQNRANEIIANGLSQVKRMSFTQAKSSDLFHEQDFRVNYVAELDQVLDMQAIRDAGLALGTDPLGGAGLSYWDMIADKYGLNIEVVNRRVDPTFSFMHRDKDGKLRMDCSSPYAMAGLIKLKSKFDLAFGNDPDFDRHGIVCKSSGLMNPNHYLAVAINYLYQHRPEWSESLKIGKTLVSSSMIDRVAASLHRDIAEMPVGFKWFVDGMLNSQLGFSGEESAGGIFLRRNGKAWATDKDGIILCLLAAEITAVTGKDPGQHYSELTQQFGEPHYRRLDVAANPQQKQALSSMNRDVITSSVLAGEEIKSIQTHAPGNNAAIGGVKVSTENGWFAARPSGTENIYKIYAESFKGEAHLEALIDEAKTLVQGVFDTAGV; encoded by the coding sequence ATGGCGTTGCATCCTCAAGCTGGCCAACCCGCTGATTTAAATCAGCTCGTTAATATTCCCAAATTGGTTAGTGCCTATTACACCTTAACACCAGACCCTGAAAATCCTCACCATGCCGTTAGCTTTGGCACATCAGGCCATCGAGGTTGTTCTTTTGATTGTACTTTTAATGAAACTCACATTGCTGCGATATGCCAGGCGATTGCTGAGTATCGTGTGCAACAGGGGATTGATGGCGTCATGTTTATCGGTATCGATACTCATGCGTTATCTGAAGCGGCATTTATTACTGCTGTTGAAGTGCTGGTAGCTAATGGTGTGAATGTGATGGTGCAAGCTGATGGCGGTTATACGCCAACGCCAGTGATTTCACATGCCATATTGAACCACAATCAAGGTAAAGACAGTCATTTGGCAGATGGTATTGTGATCACGCCATCGCATAATCCGCCCGAAGATGGTGGCTTTAAATATAATCCACCTAATGGCGGCCCGGCAGACTCAGACGTTACCAAGGTTATCCAAAATCGTGCTAATGAGATCATTGCTAATGGATTAAGTCAGGTTAAGCGAATGTCGTTTACGCAAGCGAAGTCCAGTGATTTGTTTCATGAGCAGGACTTTCGAGTCAACTATGTTGCTGAATTGGATCAGGTTTTGGACATGCAAGCTATTCGCGATGCCGGGCTTGCATTGGGCACAGATCCATTGGGTGGTGCAGGTTTGAGCTATTGGGACATGATTGCCGATAAATATGGCTTGAATATTGAAGTCGTGAATCGCAGAGTCGATCCTACCTTTTCTTTTATGCATCGAGATAAGGATGGCAAATTACGCATGGATTGCTCTTCGCCCTACGCCATGGCGGGTTTAATCAAGCTCAAAAGCAAGTTTGATTTAGCCTTTGGCAATGATCCTGATTTTGATCGCCACGGTATCGTGTGTAAATCCAGTGGCTTGATGAACCCTAATCATTATCTGGCGGTGGCGATTAACTATCTTTATCAGCATCGTCCAGAGTGGTCTGAATCCTTAAAAATTGGTAAAACGCTGGTTTCCAGCTCCATGATCGATCGTGTTGCGGCCAGCTTGCATCGAGATATCGCTGAAATGCCGGTAGGATTTAAATGGTTTGTCGATGGCATGTTAAATAGTCAGCTGGGATTTTCCGGAGAAGAAAGTGCTGGAGGGATTTTCTTGCGTCGCAATGGGAAAGCCTGGGCGACGGATAAAGACGGTATCATTCTCTGCTTGCTTGCTGCGGAAATCACCGCTGTTACGGGTAAGGATCCTGGTCAACATTATTCCGAACTAACGCAACAGTTTGGTGAACCTCATTATCGACGTTTGGATGTTGCGGCGAATCCACAACAAAAACAAGCTTTAAGCAGTATGAATCGTGATGTGATCACAAGCAGTGTTTTAGCAGGGGAAGAGATTAAATCTATTCAAACTCATGCTCCTGGAAACAATGCGGCGATTGGTGGTGTTAAGGTCAGTACCGAAAATGGCTGGTTTGCTGCTCGCCCATCGGGAACGGAAAACATCTATAAAATTTATGCCGAGAGCTTTAAAGGTGAAGCACATCTGGAAGCCTTGATAGATGAAGCCAAGACCTTGGTGCAAGGTGTTTTTGATACCGCTGGTGTGTAA
- a CDS encoding glycogen/starch/alpha-glucan phosphorylase, which yields MVAASLTKDKIKESIVNHLHCTLGTDENKANNHAWWKATCAAINEQVLEQLRKTQKTHYFNDTRAVHYFSAEYLMGRLMSNNLHNLGMFDATEQALHELGINLTDVMEGEPDMALGNGGLGRLAACYIDSLATMELPALGYGLHYEHGLFRQEIQNGAQIERPDSWRDYGNPWEICRPESIQEIPLYGYVETKYGHDGRIQKEWHPGLIVKGLPWDIPIVGYGGNTVNVLRLWESQASDYFNWDVFNAGGYLDAHAENVKAETISKVLYPNDETHAGKELRLIQQYFFCACSLKDIIRRYKRAHGDDWSRFVDQVVIQLNDTHPAIAIPELMRILVDRAEMDWDKAWNITTKVFAYTNHTLLPEALEKWSVRLMEHVLPRHLEIIYEINQRFMDEVDARWPNNPGIKSKLSIIEEGGEKMVRMGHLSVIGSYAVNGVAEIHSKLVKEDLFPEFNEIWPTKFTNVTNGITPRRWLKACNPELSKLIDSKIGDDWPLHLDKLRELGKYADDPAFQEQFMGIKRQNKVALADEVMKLTGIEISPDAIFDIQIKRLHEYKRQHLNLLHIMALYKRLLENPGYDMHPRVFLFGAKAAPGYKLAKDIIYAINKVAEKVNNDTRVNHKLKVVFLPNYRVSLAEKMIPAADVSQQISTAGKEASGTGNMKLALNGAITLGTLDGANIEIAEEVGDENIFIFGNTVEQVNELWANGYNPYDYYYKNPEIKAVLDWLESDYFTPGKPGALASIKHSLLEHGDAYLALADFESYSEANKAVDKLYRDKKAWAKAAIINTANMGKFTSDRCIAEYVDKIWRLKPCNVD from the coding sequence ATGGTGGCTGCGTCGTTGACCAAAGACAAAATAAAAGAATCCATCGTAAACCATCTGCATTGTACGTTAGGTACAGATGAAAATAAGGCTAACAACCATGCATGGTGGAAAGCGACTTGCGCAGCAATTAATGAGCAAGTGCTTGAGCAATTAAGAAAAACTCAAAAGACCCATTATTTTAACGACACTCGTGCTGTTCATTACTTCTCTGCCGAGTATTTGATGGGGCGTTTAATGTCAAACAACCTGCATAACCTGGGTATGTTTGATGCGACTGAACAAGCATTGCATGAGCTGGGTATTAACCTGACCGATGTGATGGAAGGCGAACCAGACATGGCCTTGGGTAATGGCGGTTTGGGGCGTTTGGCTGCTTGTTATATCGATTCTTTGGCGACTATGGAGTTGCCAGCATTAGGTTACGGGCTGCATTATGAACACGGATTATTCCGCCAGGAGATCCAAAACGGTGCTCAAATTGAACGACCTGATAGCTGGCGTGACTATGGCAACCCTTGGGAGATTTGCCGCCCTGAGTCGATTCAGGAAATTCCCTTGTATGGTTATGTCGAAACCAAATATGGCCATGACGGACGCATTCAGAAAGAGTGGCACCCTGGATTGATCGTAAAAGGATTGCCTTGGGATATTCCTATTGTTGGTTATGGTGGTAATACGGTTAACGTACTTCGCCTATGGGAAAGTCAGGCTTCCGATTATTTTAACTGGGACGTATTTAACGCAGGTGGTTATCTGGATGCGCATGCCGAGAACGTAAAAGCAGAAACCATCTCCAAAGTGTTATACCCCAATGATGAAACACATGCCGGTAAAGAGCTGCGCTTGATCCAGCAGTATTTCTTCTGTGCTTGTTCCTTAAAAGACATTATCCGTCGATATAAGCGCGCTCATGGTGATGACTGGAGCCGTTTCGTTGATCAGGTTGTTATTCAGCTAAACGATACTCACCCGGCAATCGCCATTCCTGAACTAATGCGTATTCTGGTTGATCGTGCGGAAATGGACTGGGACAAAGCCTGGAACATTACAACCAAAGTGTTTGCCTATACAAACCATACTTTATTGCCAGAAGCGCTAGAGAAGTGGTCTGTGCGTTTGATGGAACATGTATTACCGCGTCATCTGGAAATTATTTACGAAATTAACCAACGTTTTATGGATGAAGTGGACGCTCGTTGGCCGAATAACCCGGGTATTAAATCCAAGCTGTCTATTATTGAAGAAGGCGGCGAGAAAATGGTTCGCATGGGGCATTTGAGCGTTATTGGTTCCTATGCGGTAAACGGTGTGGCGGAAATCCATTCCAAGTTGGTGAAAGAAGACTTGTTCCCTGAATTTAACGAAATCTGGCCGACTAAATTTACTAATGTTACTAACGGTATTACGCCACGTCGTTGGTTGAAGGCATGTAACCCTGAATTATCGAAGCTTATCGACAGTAAAATAGGGGATGATTGGCCGCTACATTTAGACAAGCTTAGAGAGCTGGGCAAATATGCTGATGATCCGGCTTTCCAAGAGCAATTTATGGGTATCAAGCGTCAGAACAAAGTGGCATTGGCTGATGAAGTGATGAAGCTGACCGGTATTGAAATCAGTCCTGATGCCATCTTTGATATTCAGATTAAACGCTTGCACGAATATAAGCGCCAGCACTTAAATCTGTTGCACATTATGGCTTTGTATAAGCGCTTACTGGAAAATCCGGGATACGATATGCATCCTCGTGTATTCCTGTTTGGAGCTAAAGCTGCACCGGGATATAAGTTGGCGAAAGACATTATTTATGCCATCAACAAGGTTGCCGAGAAAGTTAACAACGACACCCGCGTTAACCATAAATTGAAGGTTGTGTTCTTGCCTAACTACAGAGTGAGTTTGGCAGAGAAAATGATCCCGGCTGCTGATGTTTCTCAACAAATCTCCACAGCAGGTAAAGAAGCCTCTGGTACAGGAAATATGAAACTGGCACTAAATGGCGCGATTACTTTGGGAACGCTGGATGGTGCGAATATTGAAATCGCTGAGGAAGTAGGTGATGAAAATATTTTCATCTTCGGTAATACCGTCGAGCAGGTCAATGAGCTGTGGGCAAATGGTTATAATCCTTATGACTATTACTACAAGAACCCAGAGATTAAAGCGGTGCTGGATTGGTTAGAATCCGATTACTTCACACCGGGTAAACCGGGAGCGTTAGCGTCAATCAAACATAGCTTGTTGGAACATGGTGATGCCTATTTAGCCCTGGCTGACTTTGAATCTTATTCGGAAGCGAATAAAGCCGTGGATAAGTTGTATAGAGATAAAAAAGCCTGGGCAAAAGCGGCAATCATTAATACCGCGAATATGGGGAAATTCACCTCAGACCGTTGTATCGCAGAATACGTTGACAAGATCTGGCGTCTGAAACCTTGTAACGTAGATTAA
- the fldA gene encoding flavodoxin FldA: protein MASVGLFFGSDTGNTEHVSKLIQKELGKDLVDIQDIAKSSKEDIEKYDLLLFGIPTWYYGEAQCDWDDFFPELEQIDFTDKLVAIFGCGDQEDYAEYFLDAMGMIRDIVETRGAIVVGHWPTDSYDFEASKGLVDENHFVGLGIDEDRQPELTESRVAQWCKQLQEEMCLSELG from the coding sequence ATGGCGAGCGTTGGTTTATTTTTTGGAAGTGATACAGGCAACACGGAGCATGTGTCAAAGTTAATCCAAAAAGAACTGGGTAAAGATTTGGTTGATATTCAAGACATTGCCAAATCCTCTAAAGAAGATATCGAGAAGTATGACCTGCTACTCTTCGGGATTCCAACCTGGTATTACGGTGAAGCTCAATGCGATTGGGATGACTTCTTCCCTGAACTGGAGCAAATCGACTTCACCGACAAGCTGGTGGCTATTTTCGGTTGTGGTGATCAGGAAGACTATGCAGAGTATTTCCTGGATGCCATGGGCATGATCCGCGATATCGTTGAAACCAGAGGCGCTATCGTTGTCGGACACTGGCCTACCGATAGTTACGATTTTGAAGCCTCAAAAGGCTTGGTAGACGAAAACCATTTCGTGGGTTTGGGCATTGATGAAGACCGCCAACCAGAACTGACAGAATCCAGAGTTGCGCAGTGGTGTAAACAGCTACAAGAAGAAATGTGTTTATCTGAATTGGGCTAA
- the astE gene encoding succinylglutamate desuccinylase, with protein sequence MTDQKLNTVAQLRANGTFLSLSRQQAALFAQPLDFILDNGTKVIVPCEGIIVFEPATISNKDIVYSCGIHGNETAPIEICDELVQQLLTEKLRVVHRLMVIFGNLPAMDIAKRFVEENMNRLFDGEHSNPDVPQNAERVRAAKLEQEVRAFFMAPSLNKQDEQGARERFHYDLHTAIRDSKNEKFAVYPFTPGIARKPEQVAFMGACGVYTILLSNSPTTTFSYFSSKHFGADAFTVELGKVHPFGENDMSRFADARKTLTDFATNPVFQLPDYDSDKFLIYHVNQVINKSKGDFRLNFDEDVPNFADFQRGFVFAEESGRQYVAEQDGEAIVFPNANVEIGQRALLTVVPTTL encoded by the coding sequence ATGACAGACCAGAAGTTAAACACAGTTGCTCAATTACGTGCCAATGGCACTTTTCTTTCATTATCTCGTCAGCAAGCGGCATTGTTTGCTCAACCTCTTGATTTTATCCTTGATAATGGCACTAAAGTTATTGTTCCTTGCGAGGGAATTATTGTCTTTGAGCCTGCCACTATCAGTAATAAAGATATTGTTTATTCTTGCGGCATTCATGGTAATGAAACCGCGCCTATCGAGATTTGTGACGAGCTGGTGCAGCAACTTCTGACGGAAAAACTGAGGGTTGTACATCGCTTGATGGTCATTTTTGGCAACCTGCCAGCGATGGATATTGCGAAGCGTTTTGTTGAAGAGAATATGAATCGTTTATTCGATGGAGAGCATAGTAACCCTGATGTGCCTCAAAATGCCGAACGTGTTCGTGCTGCAAAGTTGGAACAAGAGGTTCGAGCTTTTTTCATGGCGCCGTCGCTCAATAAACAAGATGAGCAGGGCGCTCGAGAGCGGTTTCATTATGATCTTCATACCGCGATTCGTGACTCTAAAAACGAAAAGTTTGCGGTGTATCCCTTTACGCCCGGTATTGCAAGAAAACCCGAGCAAGTTGCTTTTATGGGCGCTTGTGGTGTTTACACCATATTATTGTCTAACTCTCCCACCACGACGTTTAGTTACTTTAGTAGTAAACATTTTGGCGCTGATGCCTTTACGGTTGAATTAGGCAAGGTTCATCCCTTTGGTGAGAATGACATGAGTCGATTTGCCGATGCCCGAAAAACGCTAACGGATTTTGCGACAAATCCCGTTTTTCAATTACCTGACTATGATTCAGATAAGTTTTTAATATACCATGTGAATCAAGTGATTAATAAATCGAAAGGTGATTTTAGGTTGAATTTCGACGAAGATGTGCCTAATTTTGCTGATTTTCAACGAGGTTTTGTTTTTGCTGAAGAGTCGGGGCGTCAATATGTTGCAGAACAAGATGGTGAAGCTATTGTGTTCCCAAATGCGAATGTTGAGATTGGTCAACGTGCATTACTGACCGTGGTGCCAACGACGCTGTAG
- a CDS encoding DUF2788 domain-containing protein translates to MLSEHFEQIESIVLDLTLLALFILMGMAVHDVLKKNDVPLIGRLAAYLVLFLGAAGFLAKGLIQLIWEAVGL, encoded by the coding sequence ATGCTCAGCGAACATTTTGAACAGATAGAATCTATTGTTCTTGATTTAACACTTTTGGCGCTTTTTATTCTGATGGGCATGGCTGTTCACGATGTTCTAAAGAAAAATGATGTGCCACTTATAGGTCGACTGGCTGCTTATTTAGTGCTGTTTTTAGGTGCAGCGGGCTTTCTGGCAAAAGGACTTATCCAGTTGATATGGGAAGCCGTAGGACTTTAA
- a CDS encoding sugar ABC transporter substrate-binding protein — protein sequence MHHPILIIVFFVFSLNVWGQDSEYRSDILVPELRHADNLVLWSAFGGYNSFDSLNEQYRHQFGQELSIVFFGVEDLKGDLLFAADAEILPDAVIVPSDFLGLHQDYRFQAIDKENFPQSERGNSKDAYFGYPITTGNFLLLYYNKLLVSNPASSWDELFQQAQQLSEKGIQAITWQYRAPFYFLPFYYAFGGNIETNEALKLNNEAMLSALKSYKEIVEQADLIRFCGRSCDSFDFLNGQVAYTIDGDWNYREFKRALGDNLGVAAIPAIKGHAVRGLSSNYVIAFPKNKKESEANRKQKMKSLIEFFNKDKTQTHIFHEYGLYPASIDPNSKLNKRTSEFESQFFTLLNDSISIQSHASISFMWSALSNNVLAVLQDQIGIEKAAYNIDAETQELAGKFEQLRSQKRVLK from the coding sequence GTGCACCACCCAATCCTTATTATTGTTTTTTTTGTTTTCTCCCTGAATGTGTGGGGGCAAGACTCTGAATATCGTAGTGATATACTTGTACCGGAATTACGGCATGCCGACAACTTGGTGCTGTGGTCTGCGTTTGGTGGTTACAATTCTTTTGATTCGCTTAATGAACAGTATCGACATCAATTTGGGCAAGAATTGTCGATTGTCTTTTTTGGTGTGGAAGATCTTAAGGGCGATTTATTATTTGCCGCTGATGCTGAAATTTTGCCCGACGCCGTTATTGTTCCTTCCGATTTTCTTGGACTTCATCAGGATTATCGTTTCCAGGCTATTGATAAAGAGAATTTTCCTCAATCTGAACGAGGCAATTCGAAAGATGCTTATTTTGGCTACCCCATAACCACGGGTAATTTTTTGTTGCTCTACTACAACAAATTATTGGTTAGTAACCCTGCTAGTTCTTGGGATGAACTGTTTCAACAAGCTCAACAACTCAGTGAAAAGGGCATACAGGCCATTACGTGGCAGTATCGAGCCCCATTTTATTTTTTGCCATTCTACTATGCATTTGGCGGCAATATTGAGACAAATGAGGCGTTGAAACTAAACAACGAAGCAATGCTTTCTGCTCTGAAAAGTTACAAAGAAATTGTTGAGCAAGCAGATTTAATCAGGTTTTGTGGCAGAAGCTGCGACTCATTTGATTTTCTTAATGGGCAAGTTGCTTACACCATTGATGGCGATTGGAACTATCGAGAGTTTAAGCGCGCACTAGGTGATAATCTTGGTGTTGCGGCTATTCCTGCCATTAAGGGGCATGCTGTAAGGGGGCTTTCTTCTAATTATGTTATTGCCTTTCCGAAGAACAAAAAAGAGAGTGAAGCCAATAGAAAGCAAAAAATGAAATCGCTCATTGAGTTCTTTAATAAGGATAAAACACAAACTCATATTTTTCACGAATACGGCCTATATCCGGCGTCTATTGATCCAAATAGTAAACTTAACAAGCGAACAAGCGAATTTGAAAGTCAGTTTTTTACCTTGCTGAATGACTCAATCTCCATACAGTCACATGCTTCAATTAGCTTTATGTGGAGTGCATTAAGTAACAATGTCCTGGCCGTGTTACAAGATCAGATCGGCATTGAAAAAGCGGCATACAATATCGACGCCGAAACTCAAGAGCTTGCCGGCAAGTTCGAGCAGCTGCGTAGCCAGAAAAGAGTGTTGAAGTGA
- a CDS encoding alpha/beta fold hydrolase — MSLNFKRVGEGKPIVMLHGLFGSLDNLGSISRELQSQFDVISVDLPDHGRSPHSPSFSYEQYAKQVLDVIELNELEQVSLLGHSMGGKVAMHMALNHPEKISSLIVADIAPVQYQARHNKVFDALKAVQLDKISSRKDAEKAMSQYIEEQGVIQFLLRSLTQTPDGKFAWRFNLDMLMRDYSQLSEGISHPIPYEAPTLFIKGGNSDYITAEHRPVITQLFPNASAKVMQGTGHWLHAEKPGVFAKLVKDFVTTI; from the coding sequence ATGTCACTTAATTTTAAACGAGTTGGTGAAGGTAAACCCATTGTTATGCTTCATGGCTTATTTGGTAGCCTGGATAACCTAGGTTCAATCAGTCGAGAATTACAATCACAGTTCGATGTTATTTCTGTCGATCTTCCCGATCATGGACGTTCACCGCATAGCCCATCCTTTAGTTACGAACAATACGCCAAGCAAGTCCTGGACGTTATTGAGCTGAACGAATTAGAGCAAGTCTCTCTGTTAGGACATTCCATGGGCGGTAAGGTAGCCATGCATATGGCATTGAATCATCCTGAGAAGATAAGCAGCCTGATCGTGGCAGATATTGCACCAGTACAATATCAAGCACGCCACAATAAAGTCTTTGATGCTTTAAAAGCAGTACAGCTGGATAAAATCAGCAGCCGTAAAGACGCCGAAAAAGCCATGTCTCAATATATTGAAGAGCAAGGTGTTATTCAGTTTCTACTGCGCAGTTTAACTCAAACACCCGATGGAAAGTTCGCTTGGCGCTTTAATCTGGACATGCTGATGCGTGATTATTCGCAATTATCTGAAGGCATTTCACACCCAATTCCCTATGAAGCACCTACACTATTCATCAAGGGGGGAAATTCTGATTATATTACGGCAGAGCATCGTCCTGTGATCACGCAATTATTCCCCAATGCCAGTGCTAAAGTGATGCAAGGAACAGGACATTGGCTGCATGCAGAAAAACCGGGAGTATTTGCCAAACTGGTTAAGGATTTTGTTACAACAATTTGA
- a CDS encoding hybrid sensor histidine kinase/response regulator encodes MSASYSHPMTSLQKFYLVGAVICALIVALSTAGIFGAQQNLKDMEEQRNVTLKLTEELHQSTNDLTNMARAYISNGEVRLKHYFDIILAIRNGQMPPPENYHPSFWEIASSGVVDYVPSTTVSPKSLHERLLEQNLTPKEYELIRTAQHRSDALALLESLAFEIVSRAETDPTEQQALMLSGQSNQNRAIRLLNGIAYRQAKANILQPVAEATQLIHNRIALESQKELRNMGFSAIACLVFFVLLIYCCFRIFTSMRRIESQLALSTLAAESANKAKSDFLANMSHEIRTPMNAILGALQIILHKTEKSEYRTLVKNSLVSCQSLLTIINDILDYSKMEAGKLSLEEVPFKFIDVCELIISDMTPLAVKKSVKLELIVSPDFKDGWLGDPVRIKQILLNLVSNAVKFTLQGKVSIIVQSPSNMNENGYQSLRFSVKDTGIGMSEEVISRVFNRFEQADSSTTRQFGGTGLGMSITQKLIEMMQGELDVSSQQGVGTVFEVILPLQTCAVIEEDDNTVQDEMDTVPQLSGKKILVAEDNEINQMVIESMLSATQATIKIASNGKEAYELFESFQPDLILMDIQMPVMDGFESLYLLQQSNLRIPVIALTANVMSDDVKTYEAAGFTDHIGKPILLNHLHSKLAKYLL; translated from the coding sequence ATGTCTGCCTCTTATTCTCATCCAATGACATCATTACAAAAATTCTATCTGGTAGGTGCGGTTATCTGTGCACTGATTGTCGCTTTATCAACAGCCGGTATCTTTGGTGCTCAGCAAAATTTAAAAGATATGGAAGAGCAAAGAAATGTCACGCTTAAATTAACCGAAGAACTACACCAAAGTACCAATGATCTGACCAATATGGCTAGAGCTTATATTTCTAATGGTGAAGTAAGATTAAAACACTATTTCGATATTATTCTTGCCATTAGAAATGGTCAGATGCCTCCGCCAGAGAATTATCATCCTTCATTTTGGGAAATTGCATCGTCTGGGGTTGTTGATTATGTGCCTTCAACCACAGTGAGCCCTAAAAGTTTGCACGAAAGGTTGCTGGAACAAAATTTAACGCCAAAAGAATATGAGCTTATTCGTACCGCACAACATCGTTCTGATGCTTTAGCGCTACTTGAGAGCTTAGCCTTTGAAATAGTTAGTCGTGCGGAGACCGATCCAACAGAGCAGCAGGCTCTGATGTTGTCAGGGCAGAGTAACCAGAATCGTGCTATTCGGCTACTTAATGGTATCGCCTATCGCCAGGCTAAGGCCAATATTCTGCAACCTGTTGCGGAAGCAACACAGCTTATTCATAACCGTATTGCGCTGGAGTCTCAGAAAGAATTAAGAAATATGGGGTTTTCAGCCATTGCTTGTCTGGTTTTCTTTGTCTTGCTGATTTATTGCTGTTTCAGGATCTTTACCAGCATGAGAAGGATTGAAAGCCAGCTGGCACTATCTACATTAGCTGCTGAATCGGCGAATAAAGCGAAGTCTGATTTTCTGGCTAACATGAGCCATGAAATTCGAACGCCGATGAATGCGATTTTGGGAGCCTTGCAAATTATCCTGCATAAAACCGAGAAGTCAGAATATCGGACATTGGTTAAAAACTCTCTCGTTTCTTGCCAGAGCTTGCTTACCATCATTAATGACATTCTGGATTACTCCAAAATGGAAGCGGGGAAGTTGTCATTGGAAGAAGTGCCATTTAAGTTCATTGATGTGTGTGAATTAATCATTTCTGATATGACTCCGCTAGCTGTGAAAAAGTCAGTGAAATTGGAATTGATTGTTAGCCCAGACTTTAAGGATGGTTGGCTGGGAGATCCGGTCAGAATTAAGCAAATTTTGCTTAATCTGGTGTCTAATGCTGTGAAATTCACTTTGCAAGGTAAGGTATCCATTATTGTTCAGTCTCCTTCAAACATGAATGAAAATGGATATCAAAGTTTGCGCTTTTCCGTAAAAGACACGGGTATTGGTATGTCCGAGGAGGTGATTTCTCGGGTGTTTAACCGTTTTGAACAGGCTGATAGTTCTACAACAAGGCAATTTGGCGGTACTGGCCTTGGCATGTCGATTACCCAAAAATTGATTGAAATGATGCAAGGGGAGTTAGATGTTTCCAGTCAGCAGGGGGTTGGAACCGTATTTGAGGTGATTCTTCCACTTCAAACCTGTGCTGTGATTGAAGAGGATGACAATACCGTTCAGGATGAAATGGATACTGTGCCACAGTTGTCAGGGAAGAAAATACTGGTTGCCGAGGATAATGAAATTAACCAAATGGTCATTGAATCCATGCTATCAGCCACTCAGGCGACCATTAAAATTGCGAGTAACGGTAAGGAGGCTTATGAGTTGTTTGAGTCGTTCCAACCGGATTTGATACTGATGGATATTCAAATGCCCGTGATGGATGGATTTGAATCATTGTATTTATTACAGCAGAGCAATTTAAGAATACCTGTCATTGCCCTTACCGCTAATGTTATGTCTGATGATGTCAAGACTTATGAAGCGGCCGGTTTTACCGATCATATCGGTAAACCGATTCTGTTGAATCATTTGCATTCTAAGCTAGCGAAATACCTTTTATAG